The nucleotide window GGCTCGCCGTAGCGGTAGCTCTTGAAGACGTTCCAGATGAACGGCAGCACCGACAGGCCCAGCACGAACGCGCCGATCGTGGACACCGTGTGCATGATCGTGAACTGGTCGCTGGAGAGATAGTCGGCGTAGCGGCGCGGCATGCCCGCGTCGCCGAGCCAGTGCTGGATGAGGAACGTGATGTGGAACCCGGAGAACGTCGTCCAGAAGTGCCACTTCGCCAGTCCCTCGTCGAGCATCCGGCCGGTGATCTTGGGGAACCAGAAGTAGATGCCGGCGAACGTCGCGAACACGATCGTGCCGAAGAGCACGTAGTGGAAGTGGGCGACGACGAAGTAGCTGTCGTGGACGTGGAAGTCCAGCGGCGGTGACGCGAGGATGATCCCGGTCAGGCCGCCGAGCAGGAACGTCACGAGGAAGCCGACCGACCACAGCATCGGCGACTCGAACGTCAGCTGCCCCTTCCACATCGTGCCGATCCAGTTGAAGAACTTGATCCCGGTCGGCACCGCGATCAGGAACGTCATGAACGAGAAGAACGGCAGCAGCACCGCGCCGGTGGCGAACATGTGGTGCGCCCACACCGCCACCGACAGCGCGGTGATGCCGAGCGTCGCGAACACCATCGTCTTGTAGCCGAACAAGGGTTTTCGGCTGAACACGGGGATGATCTCGGTGACGATCCCGAAGTACGGCAACGCGACCACGTAGACCTCGGGATGGCCGAAGAACCAGAACAGGTGCTGCCACAGGATCGCGCCGCCGTTCTCCGGGTCGAACACGTGCGCGCCGAGGTGCCGGTCCGCCAGCAGGCCGAACAGCGCCGCGGTGAGGATCGGGAACGCGAGCAGGATCAGCACCGAGGTGAACAGGATGTTCCAGGTGAAGATCGGCATCCGCCACATGAGCATCCCGGGACAGCGCAGGCACACCACGGTCGTGACCATGTTGACCGCGCCGAGGATCGTGCCGAGACCGGTGACGATCAGCCCCGCGATCCACAGGTCGCCGCCGACGCCGGGGGAGTGGATGGCGTTGGACAGCGGCGTGTAGGCGGTCCAGCCGAAGTCGGGCGGGCCGCCGGGGGTGATGTAGCCCGACAGCACGATCAGCCCGCCGAAGAGGTAGAGCCAGTAGGAGAACGCGTTGAGCCGGGGGAACGCCACGTCCGGCGAGCCGATCTGCAGCGGCAGCACGAAGTTGGCGAACCCGAACAGGTTCGGCGTGGCGTAGAGCAGCAGCATGATCGTGCCGTGCATGGTGAACAGCTGGTTGTACTGCTCCGGCGACAGGAATTGCAGGCCGGGCCGGGCCAGCTCGCCCCGCATCAGCAACGCCGTCAGGCCGCCGATCAGGAAGAACCCGAACGACGTCGTCAGGTACAGCACGCCGATCGTCTTGTGGTCGGTGGTGCGGAGCGTCTTGAGGATCGTCGCGCCGCGCGGTCCCCGCCACACCGGGCGGTGGGGGATCGGGGCCGGGCGCGTCACCGTGTCGGTCATCGGACTCCCACCTGCTGCCGGAAAACGAGCTGGTCCCGCGCGCGTACCCGCACCGGGCGCGGATACACGCGCGGGACGGGAATCAGCCACCCGGGTGCAGGACGGCGCGCAGGCAGTCGTCCTTCTTGTGCTCCGGCCGCCAGTTCCGTGCCGCGGCCGCCGGGCGCGGGCCGCACCTGCGGGTCGCGCCCGACCTCGTCCCGGGGCAGGTTGACGGCCACGCCGAGCCGGCGGTCCGGCGGCGGGGACTTCCGCCGCGCCGCGGCGGTGCCCGCCACCGCGAGTGCTGTCGGCCGCTTCATGCCGGGTCGAGAGGCCCGGCTTCCCGGATTGCGGCCGGACACACCGCCACGACCGGCCGGTGTTCGCAACCGGAGTGAGACCCGGTCCGGTGATTGACACCGGTCCCGCCGGGTATGCCGTCCGGCGTAGCGCCGATCACCGACCGGGCCACCTGGCTGCCGGCCGCGGCGCGATCGCCGAAAGGAACCGCCATGTCCACCGCTTCCCCCACCCGCACCAGGACCCCGGTTCAGGTCGCCGCCGCGGTCGTAGCGGTCGTTTTCCTGCTGGTCGGCGTGCTCGGCTTCGTCCCGGGCATCACGACGGACTACGACCAGCTGAGCTTCGCCGGCCACGACTCGATGGCCATGCTGCTCGGCGTGTTCATGGTCTCGGTGCTGCACAACATCGTCCACCTGCTGTTCGGTGTCGTGGGCCTCGCCTCGGCCCGCACCCCGCGCGGCGCCCGGCTGTTCCTCATCGCCGGGGGAGCCGTGTACCTCGTGCTCTGGCTCTACGGGCTGCTGATCGACCACGGCAGCGACGCGAACTTCGTGCCCGTGAACACCGCGGACAACTGGCTGCACCTGGGCCTGGGCGTCGGCATGATCGCCCTCGGCCTGCTCACCGGCCGCGCGGACCGCACCGCCGGTCCGGGGCCGCACGCCACCCGGGGCCCCGGCCTCGGCTGACCACCACGCACGGCGTGGTCACCGGGTCCATGGCCCGCCGACGTCGGGAGCGGCCTCGGCGACCGTGGTCCAGGCGTGCCGGTGCGGCGGCGAGTCCTCGGTGATCCGCGCCTCTCGTTCACGCGGGAGCCGGGTCGCTTGCCGCCGCGACCCGGCTACCCCGCGTGTCCGCCGTTACCCCTCCTGCTCCTTGGTGCGCAGCAACACGGTCAGCGACCGGCCGCCGACCACGAGCGTTCCCTGGCCCGGCACCGTGCGCGGCGTCGCCAGCTGGTCGCCCGCCACGCCGCCGACCAGGACGCCGCCGACCGACCGGTGGAACACCTCGCCCGTCGCGGTGTCGAGCACGATCGCCCACTCCTCGCCGTAGCCGCCGTCGGGGACCGTCATCTCGATGTCGTCGTCGTGGGCGTTGAAGCACAGCAGGAACGAGTCGTCCACCACGCGCTCGCCGCGGGCGTCCAGGTCCGGGATCGCCGTGCCGTTCAGGAAGACCATGATGCTGCGGCCGAAGCCGGCCTCCCAGTCCTGGTCGGTCATCTCGTCGCCCGCCGGGGTGAACCAGGCGATGTCGCGCAGCTCGTCGCCGCGGCGGATGGGGCGGCCGGCGAAGAACCGGCGGCGGCGGAACACCGGGTGCTGGTGGCGCAGGTCCACCACCGCCGCGGTGAACTCGAACAGCTCCCTGTTGTGCTCCAGCTGTGACCAGTCCACCCAGGACAGCTCGTTGTCCTGGCAGTAGGCGTTGTTGTTGCCCTGCTGGGTGCGGCCGAGCTCGTCGCCGTGCAGGAGCATCGGGACGCCCTGGGACAGCAGCAGCGTCGCGATCATGTTGCGGCGCTGGCGGGCCCGGAGGTCGAGGACCTTCTCGTCCTCGGTCGGGCCCTCCGCGCCGCAGTTCCACGAGCGGTTGTCGTCGGCGCCGTCGCGGCCGTCCTCGCCGTTGGCCTCGTTGTGCTTTTCGTTGTAGGACACCAGGTCGTTCAGCGTGAAGCCGTCGTGCGCGGTGACGAAGTTGATCGACGCGAACGGGCGGCGGCCGTCGTTCTGGTAGAGGTCCGACGAGCCGGTGATCCGGCTCGCGAACTCGCCCAGCGTCGACGGCTCGCCGCGCCAGAAGTCGCGGACGGTGTCCCGGTAGGCGCCGTTCCACTCGGTCCACAGCGGCGGGAAGTTGCCGACCTGGTAGCCGCCGGGGCCGACGTCCCACGGCTCGGCGATCAGCTTCACCTGGCTCACCACCGGGTCCTGCTGCACGAGGTCGAAGAACGTGGCCAGCCGGTCGACGTCGTAGAACTCGCGGGCGAGCGTGGCGGCGAGGTCGAACCGGAAGCCGTCGACGTGCATCTCCGTCACCCAGTACCGCAGTGAGTCCATGATCAGCTGCAGCGTGTGCGGCTGGCGCACGTTGAGCGAGTTGCCGGTGCCGGTGTAGTCCATGTAGTACTGCGGGTCGTTCTCGACCAGCCGGTAGTAGGCCTGGTTGTCGATGCCGCGCATGGACAGTGTCGGCCCGAGGTGGTTGCCCTCGGCCGTGTGGTTGTAGACGACGTCGAGGATGACCTCGATGCCCGCCTCGTGCAGCGTCCGCACCATCGCCTTGAACTCGTGCACCTCGCTGCCCGGTGTCGCGGGCAGGATCGACGCCGCGTATCCGTTGTGCGGCGCGAAGAAGGCGATCGTGTTGTAGCCCCAGTAGTTGGCCAGGCCGCGCTCGGTGAGGGCGTGGTCGTGCAGGAACTGGTGGACCGGCATCAGTTCGACGGCGGTCACGCCGAGCGTCTTGAGGTACTCGACCATCACCGGGTGCGCCAGGCCGGAGTACGTCCCCCGCAGCTCCTCCGGGATGTCCGGGTGCAGCTTGGTCAGCCCGCGGACGTGGGCCTCGTAGATGACGCTCTCGTTGTACGGCACGTTCGGCGGCCGGTCGTTGGCCCAGTCGAAGTACGGGTTGACGACGACCGCGCGGACGGTGTGCGCCGCGGAGTCGTCGTCGTTGCGCTCGCCGGGACGGCCGAACCGGTAGCCGAACACGGATTCGTCCCAGTCCACCCGGCCGGTGACGGCCTTGGCGTACGGGTCGAGCAGCAGCTTGGCGGGGTTGCACCGCAAGCCGCGGGCGGGGTCGTGCGGCCCGTGGACGCGGAAGCCGTACTCCTGGCCGGGACCGATGCCGGTCAGGTAGCCGTGGTGGACGAAGCCGTCGACCTCCGGCAGCCGGATCCGGGTCTCGGTTCCGTCCGGGGCGAACAGGCACAGGTCGACGCGGTCGGCGACCTCGGAGAAGAGCGCGAAGTTGGTGCCGACACCGTCGTAATCGGCTCCGAGCGGGTAGGGGGAACCGGGCCAGGGCTGCACTGGGCCTCCAGAGGTGCGAGGGATCTCCGGCCGGGATACCCAGCCGGGCGACCCCGGACACCGTGACGTCGCCCTCCTCACCCGGACGCACCACCGGCGCGTGACCGCTGTGTGTTCAACGGTCGCGCGCCGATCGCCGGTGGGGTCAGGTCAGCTTGTTCTTGACGTCCTTGGCTTTGCCCTTGGCCGTGCCCTTCGCGTCCTGCAGCGGCGCGTAGGTCCCGTACAGCGCGGGGTCGGGCTTCGGCGCTGTGCCGGGGCCGCCGAGGGGTTCGGGGTCCATGAGGTATTCGATGCCGGCGTCGGTGGTCCAGCTGGTGCCTTTGGCGCCGTCGGGGCCGTCGGAGAGGTGCCAGATGGTGTGGTTGTGGGTCTGGTCTTCTTCGTCGAGCAGGGCGTTGGGGGCGATGTCGTCCTCGAGGCCGTCGGCCTTGAGCTCTTCGATCGCGGCCAGCCACTGCTTCTGGTGGACGGTGTCGCGGGCGAGGTTGAACTGGAGCATGGCCTTGACTCCGGGGTCGTCGGTCATGTTGTACAGCCGTGCGGTCTGCAGCCGGCCCTGTGCTTCGGCGGCGGCGTTGGCGCGGAAGTCGGCGAGCAGGTTGCCGGAGGCGACGATGTACTTGCCGTTCCACGGGGTGCCGTTGCTGTCGGCGGGCAGGGCGCCGCCGCCGGCGACGATCGCCTGCTGGACGTCCATCCCGCCGATCACCGCGGCCATCACCGGGTCCTTGACGGACTCGGCGGTGGCGGTCGCGGGTGCCCCTTCGAGCAGGCGCGCGACCATGGTGGCGAGCATTTCGACGTGCCCGATCTCTTCGGTCGCGGTGTCCATGATCAGGTCTTTGTACTTGCCTTCGATGCGGCAGTTCCAGCCCTGGAACAGGTACTGCATCGTGACGGTCATTTCGCCGAACGCGCCGCCGATGAGCTCCTGGAGCTTGTGGGCGTAGACGGGGTCGGGCTTTTCGGGCTTGGCTTCGAACTGCAGCAGCTTCGTGTGACGGAACACGGGATTCCCTCCGTCGTCCGGGATGGGGTCGGAGGGGGCTTTCCCGGTTAGCGGAGGGTTAACCACGGCGGAGCGGAGGATCGACAACGCCACCGTCGCTGTGGTAGTTGAACGCGGAACGTTCGATGGCGAGTGGAGCGAATACGTGAGCGATCACCGGGAGCGGGTGCCGACCTGCCGGCGGTACCAGTGCGACGAGCCGGCCCTCTGGCGGAGGATGTGCGCGGCGCACTGGGCTCGCTGGCAGAACGGGACCGACCCGCTCGACCAGCCGGGCGACGACGGCGAATCCCCGGGCCCCCGGGTGTGGCAGCCGCCGTTGCGGGAGAACAGCGTTTCGCAGCGGAAGCCCGGCCGTCCGCTGTGACACCGATGCACTGAAAGGGTCGTTCATGACGTCGGGCGTCATGAACGACCCTTTCATGACGTTCGAACCTCGCCGGGTGGTGGTTCAGAGCGTGCCGGCGACCTCGGCCACGGTGACGCCGATCGGCGTGCTCGGCCGGCCGATGAGGGCGCGGAGGTCGCCCGTGGTCTCGGCGAGCAGGCCGTCCTTGATGCCGGCGTCGATCCCCACGAGCATGCCGACGACCGGCTCCGGCAGACCGGCCTGGGTGAGCACCTTGGCGTGCTCGTCGGCCGGCAGGTCGGCGTAGGTGGTCTCGCGGCCGGTGGCCTTGCCGATCTCGGCGGCGAGCTCCGCGTTCGACCACGCGACGTCCCCGGCGAGTTCGTAGATCTTGCCTTCGTGGCCTTCGCCGGTCAGCACGGCGACCGCGGCCGCGGCGTAGTCGGCGCGGGTGGCGCTGGCGACCCGGCCCTCACCGGCGCTGCCGGCGAAGCTGCCGGTGGCGACGGCCTGCTTGATCGTCTCGAGGTAGTTCTCGTTGTACCAGTTGTTGCGCAGGATCGTGGCGGTCAGGCCGGATGCCTGGATCAGCTCCTCGGTCGCCTTGTGCTCCGGGGCCAGCACGAGCGCCGACGTCGTCGCCTGCGGGGCGCTCGTGTAGACGAGGTGGCCGACACCGGCCTGCTTGGCCGCGTCGACGACCGCCTGGTGCTGGGCGACGCGCTGGCCGACTTCGCTGCTGGAGACCAGCAGCACCTTGTCGGCCCCCTTGAACGCGGCGACCAGGCTCTCGGGGTCGGCGTAGTCCGCGCGGCGGACGTCGACCCCGCGTTCGGCCAGGCCGGCCGCCTTCTCTGGCGTGCGCACCGCGGCGACGACCTGGTCGGCGGGCAGTTTCTCGAGCAGGCCTTCGACGACGAGCTTGCCGAGGTGGCCGGTGGCGCCGGTGACGACGATCATGACGACTCCTTGAATGTTCAAGTACCTGGTCCCTGAAGGATGTACTAACTTTTAGAAAGTACCAACTCATTGTTAGTGCTGTCACATCCATCGTGCGAACTCTCAGGTAGTATCCGGGTTGTGGATGGACAAGCTGACGCCGAGCACGAGGCCCTGGTCGCCGACGTGTTCAGTGCCGCGTGCGCGTCCCGTGCCGTGCTGGAGCACGTGACCGGCCGCTGGGGAGTGCTGGCGCTCGTCGCGCTCAACGACGGCGTGTTCCGGTTCAACGCGCTGCGCCGCCGGGTGCAGGGCGTCAGCGAGAAGATGCTCGCCCAGACGCTGCAGGCGCTCGAGCGCGACGGCTTCGTGCACCGCGAAGCGCGGCCGACGATCCCGCCGCACGTCGAATACAGCCTCACGCCGGCCGGGCAGCGGGTGGCACAACGGCTGATGGGGTTGATCGAGGTTCTCGAGGCTGCCGTGCCCGACGTCGTGGCGGCCCAGGCGCGCTACGACGCCGCCAAAGCCGCGGGCGCGTGAGAACCGTTCCGCTGTTCGGCTGAAACCCTTGCGGTGCAAGGCGATCTCGAAAGCGTCGAAAAAATCGGACACCGGAACCGGCCGTTGCGCCGGGCTGACCCGGGAGTTATGTTAGCGCTCACAATCACTCCGCTTGTGCCGTTCCGGTGGGTCGGTGATCGAGGAGGAGGTTGGCACCGTCGCCGGCCCGCGCCCCTGTCGATTCGACGATTTCCGTACCCCAGCGGGAGATCACCATGGCACGACAGCCGAGAACCCTCCGTCCCCGCGCCCTCGCGGCGAGCCTGATCGCCACCGGCGCGCTCGTCACCGGCCTCGTCGCCGGCGGCGGGACGTCCCAGGCGGCCACCCAGGGGCCGTGCGACATCTACGCGGCAGGCGGCACCCCGTGCGTCGCCGCGCATTCCACGACCCGCGCCCTGTACGGTGCCTACACCGGTCCGCTGTACCAGGTCCGGCGCGCGTCCGACAACACCACCCGCGACATCGCGCCCCTGGCCGCGGGTGGTGTGGCCAACGCCGCGACGCAGGATACGTTCTGCGCGGGCACCACCTGCCTCATCACGGTCATCTACGACCAGTCCGGCCGGAACAACCGCCTCACCCAGGCTCCGCCGGGCGGGTTTCAGGGGCCGGCCGCGGGCGGGTACGACAACCTCGCCAACGCGACCGCGGCCCCGATCACCGTCGGCGGCCACAAGGCCTACGGCGTCTACGTGGCACCCGGAACCGGTTACCGCAACAACAACGCCACCGGGACCGCGACCGGCGACCAGCCGGAAGGCATGTACGCCATCCTCGACGGCACGCACTACAACGGCGGCTGCTGCTTCGACTACGGCAACGCCGAGCGCAACAGCCGGGACAACGGCAACGGCACGATGGAAGCCATCTACTTCGGCAACAGCAAGACGTGGGGCTACGGCGCGGGCAACGGCCCGTGGATCATGGCCGACCTCGAGAACGGCCTCTTCTCCGGCGTGAACCAGCGCTACAACGCCAACGACCCCAGCATCAGCCACCGCTTCCTGACCGCCATCGTCAAGGGCGGCCCCAACCGGTGGGCCATCCGCGGCGGCAACGCCCAGTCCGGTGGCGTGTCGACCTTCTACGACGGCGTGCGCCCGAACGTCGCGGGCTACAACCCGATGAAGAAGGAAGGCGCCATCATCCTGGGCATCGGCGGTGACAACAGCATCGGCGCCCGCGGCACCTTCTACGAAGGCGTGATGACGTCCGGGTACCCGTCGGACGCCACGGAGAACGCCGTGCAGGCCAACATCACCGCGGCCGGTTACGCGACGAGCTCCGCGGGCACCGGCCTGACGCCGGGCACGTCCGTCTCGCTGCGCGCCACCACCCCCGGCTACACCGATCGCTACGTCCACCACACCGGATCCACTGTGGACAGCGTGGTCGTCGGGAGCGGGAGTTCCGCCACGGAGAAGGGCAACGCGTCCTGGACCGTCCGAACCGGACTCGGCAGCGGCTCGTGCGTGTCGTTCGAGTCGAAGAACGTCCCCGGGCAGTACCTGCGGCACCAGAACTACCGCATGTACCTGCAGGCCAACGACGGGAGCGCGCTGTTCGCCCAGGACGCGACGTTCTGCCCGGAGGCCGGCCGCAACGGCCAGGGTGTCTCGCTCAGGTCGCTCAACTTCGCCGACCGGTACGTCCGCCACTACGACAACGTCGTCTACATCGCCGCCAACGGCGGGTCGAACACGTTCGACAACGCCAATGCCTACAGCGACGACGTGAGCTGGCTCGTCAGTTCACCGTGGGCTTCCTGATCGGAACAGCTGTCACGCGCCCGGCGCCCGGCGCGTGACAGCGCTTTCCCGGCCGCCCGGGCGGCCGTAGCCTTGGCTACCGGTCCCTCGTCGAAAGGACACCCGGATGCGTTTCCGCCGAACCGCTGTGGTCCTGGCCGTTTCCGCGTCGCTGCTGAGCCCGGCGCTGGCGGAAGCCTCGCCGTCGGGCGGGGCGCCACCGGGCACGGTCACCCTGACCGAGTCGGCGCTGCAGGGCGTGCACGGCACTTCCCCCGACGTCACCGTCCGCAACGTGCTCACCGTGACGGCGACCGGGACGGCGCTGCGGGTCCGGCTGAGCAACCCCTTCGGCAGCACCGCGATGACCGTGCGGTCGGTGTGGGTCGGCAAGCAGCCGTCGACGAATTCGCCCGCCCTGGTGCCGGGGTCGAACCGGCGGGCCACCTTCGGCTTCCGGCACGCCGTGACGATCCCGCCCGGCGCGAGTGCGTGGACCGACCCGCTGCCGCTGTCGGTCCGCCGCGGCGACCACGTCGCGGTGAGCGTCTACGCGCCGGGGGCGCCGGTCAACGACCACACCTTCCCGCCGCCGGAGCAGTACACGCCGGGGTCGTTCACCTCGGCCGGGCCCGGTGACGCCGGCGCGAACGAGTCGGGGAGCGCGTTCGGGCCCTTCGCGCCCGGGGTCCTGTGGTGGGCGGACGCGATCAGCGCCGTGTCGTCCGCGCGCGGCACGATCGTCGCCCTCGGTGACTCGATCACCGACGGCTACAACGCCTTCGGCGGCGGCCCGCGCTGGACCGACGTGCTCGCCGAACGCATCGGGCAGCTCCCGCCGTCACGGCGGCTGTCGGTGGCGAACGCCGGGATCAGCGGCAACACCGTCAGCGTCCAGCCGAACCCGTACGACCCCACCGGCCAGTGCTGCGGCCCGCCCGCGCCGCTGCGGCTCGACCGGGACGTGCTCTCGCTGCCCGGCGTGCGGTACGTCCTGCTGCTGGAGGGCACGAACGACCTGGGCGGCGGCGACAACGCGGCCCCCGCGCCGGCCACGCAGGTCATCGACGCCATGCGCACCATCGCCAGGCGGGTGCACGCGTCGGGCCGCCGGATCGTCGGCGCGACGGTCCTGCCGATGTGCAACGCGGCCGGCGGCCCCAAGGAACAGGCGCGGCTCGCGGTGAACGAGTGGATCCGCACGTCGGGGACGTTCGACTCGGTGCTCGACTTCGACGCCGTGCTGCGCGACCCGGCCGACCCGACGGTGATCCGCGCGGACTGGCGCTCCGACTGCTACCACCCGAACGCGGCAGGCGACCGCGTCCTGGGCGATTCGATCGACCTGAAGGTGTTCGCCCGCTGAACGCCGGCCGTCAGGCGGTGCCGGACTGCACGGGACGCGGCTCGGCCGGCGGCTGCGGCTGCCGCCGGCCATCCGGCGCCGGGGCGGGCCGTGTGTCGCGGGCCCGCGCCCGGCGGCGGCCGATGACGGTGACGATCAGGTGGTCGATGGGTGACATCGAGGCCTCCACGAGTTCGGTGGGCTCCCCGCGTTCCGGATTTC belongs to Amycolatopsis tolypomycina and includes:
- the ctaD gene encoding cytochrome c oxidase subunit I, translating into MTDTVTRPAPIPHRPVWRGPRGATILKTLRTTDHKTIGVLYLTTSFGFFLIGGLTALLMRGELARPGLQFLSPEQYNQLFTMHGTIMLLLYATPNLFGFANFVLPLQIGSPDVAFPRLNAFSYWLYLFGGLIVLSGYITPGGPPDFGWTAYTPLSNAIHSPGVGGDLWIAGLIVTGLGTILGAVNMVTTVVCLRCPGMLMWRMPIFTWNILFTSVLILLAFPILTAALFGLLADRHLGAHVFDPENGGAILWQHLFWFFGHPEVYVVALPYFGIVTEIIPVFSRKPLFGYKTMVFATLGITALSVAVWAHHMFATGAVLLPFFSFMTFLIAVPTGIKFFNWIGTMWKGQLTFESPMLWSVGFLVTFLLGGLTGIILASPPLDFHVHDSYFVVAHFHYVLFGTIVFATFAGIYFWFPKITGRMLDEGLAKWHFWTTFSGFHITFLIQHWLGDAGMPRRYADYLSSDQFTIMHTVSTIGAFVLGLSVLPFIWNVFKSYRYGEPVGVDDPWGYGNSLEWATTSPPPRHNFTELPRIRSERPAFELHYPHMVERMRAEGHITRGHPGNAPSPFEVAAGATQPDEQGGSDDPRGR
- a CDS encoding DUF4383 domain-containing protein, which gives rise to MSTASPTRTRTPVQVAAAVVAVVFLLVGVLGFVPGITTDYDQLSFAGHDSMAMLLGVFMVSVLHNIVHLLFGVVGLASARTPRGARLFLIAGGAVYLVLWLYGLLIDHGSDANFVPVNTADNWLHLGLGVGMIALGLLTGRADRTAGPGPHATRGPGLG
- the glgX gene encoding glycogen debranching protein GlgX, producing MQPWPGSPYPLGADYDGVGTNFALFSEVADRVDLCLFAPDGTETRIRLPEVDGFVHHGYLTGIGPGQEYGFRVHGPHDPARGLRCNPAKLLLDPYAKAVTGRVDWDESVFGYRFGRPGERNDDDSAAHTVRAVVVNPYFDWANDRPPNVPYNESVIYEAHVRGLTKLHPDIPEELRGTYSGLAHPVMVEYLKTLGVTAVELMPVHQFLHDHALTERGLANYWGYNTIAFFAPHNGYAASILPATPGSEVHEFKAMVRTLHEAGIEVILDVVYNHTAEGNHLGPTLSMRGIDNQAYYRLVENDPQYYMDYTGTGNSLNVRQPHTLQLIMDSLRYWVTEMHVDGFRFDLAATLAREFYDVDRLATFFDLVQQDPVVSQVKLIAEPWDVGPGGYQVGNFPPLWTEWNGAYRDTVRDFWRGEPSTLGEFASRITGSSDLYQNDGRRPFASINFVTAHDGFTLNDLVSYNEKHNEANGEDGRDGADDNRSWNCGAEGPTEDEKVLDLRARQRRNMIATLLLSQGVPMLLHGDELGRTQQGNNNAYCQDNELSWVDWSQLEHNRELFEFTAAVVDLRHQHPVFRRRRFFAGRPIRRGDELRDIAWFTPAGDEMTDQDWEAGFGRSIMVFLNGTAIPDLDARGERVVDDSFLLCFNAHDDDIEMTVPDGGYGEEWAIVLDTATGEVFHRSVGGVLVGGVAGDQLATPRTVPGQGTLVVGGRSLTVLLRTKEQEG
- a CDS encoding manganese catalase family protein, which translates into the protein MFRHTKLLQFEAKPEKPDPVYAHKLQELIGGAFGEMTVTMQYLFQGWNCRIEGKYKDLIMDTATEEIGHVEMLATMVARLLEGAPATATAESVKDPVMAAVIGGMDVQQAIVAGGGALPADSNGTPWNGKYIVASGNLLADFRANAAAEAQGRLQTARLYNMTDDPGVKAMLQFNLARDTVHQKQWLAAIEELKADGLEDDIAPNALLDEEDQTHNHTIWHLSDGPDGAKGTSWTTDAGIEYLMDPEPLGGPGTAPKPDPALYGTYAPLQDAKGTAKGKAKDVKNKLT
- a CDS encoding SDR family oxidoreductase → MIVVTGATGHLGKLVVEGLLEKLPADQVVAAVRTPEKAAGLAERGVDVRRADYADPESLVAAFKGADKVLLVSSSEVGQRVAQHQAVVDAAKQAGVGHLVYTSAPQATTSALVLAPEHKATEELIQASGLTATILRNNWYNENYLETIKQAVATGSFAGSAGEGRVASATRADYAAAAVAVLTGEGHEGKIYELAGDVAWSNAELAAEIGKATGRETTYADLPADEHAKVLTQAGLPEPVVGMLVGIDAGIKDGLLAETTGDLRALIGRPSTPIGVTVAEVAGTL
- a CDS encoding winged helix-turn-helix transcriptional regulator, which gives rise to MDGQADAEHEALVADVFSAACASRAVLEHVTGRWGVLALVALNDGVFRFNALRRRVQGVSEKMLAQTLQALERDGFVHREARPTIPPHVEYSLTPAGQRVAQRLMGLIEVLEAAVPDVVAAQARYDAAKAAGA
- a CDS encoding alpha-L-arabinofuranosidase B, which codes for MARQPRTLRPRALAASLIATGALVTGLVAGGGTSQAATQGPCDIYAAGGTPCVAAHSTTRALYGAYTGPLYQVRRASDNTTRDIAPLAAGGVANAATQDTFCAGTTCLITVIYDQSGRNNRLTQAPPGGFQGPAAGGYDNLANATAAPITVGGHKAYGVYVAPGTGYRNNNATGTATGDQPEGMYAILDGTHYNGGCCFDYGNAERNSRDNGNGTMEAIYFGNSKTWGYGAGNGPWIMADLENGLFSGVNQRYNANDPSISHRFLTAIVKGGPNRWAIRGGNAQSGGVSTFYDGVRPNVAGYNPMKKEGAIILGIGGDNSIGARGTFYEGVMTSGYPSDATENAVQANITAAGYATSSAGTGLTPGTSVSLRATTPGYTDRYVHHTGSTVDSVVVGSGSSATEKGNASWTVRTGLGSGSCVSFESKNVPGQYLRHQNYRMYLQANDGSALFAQDATFCPEAGRNGQGVSLRSLNFADRYVRHYDNVVYIAANGGSNTFDNANAYSDDVSWLVSSPWAS
- a CDS encoding GDSL-type esterase/lipase family protein, whose amino-acid sequence is MRFRRTAVVLAVSASLLSPALAEASPSGGAPPGTVTLTESALQGVHGTSPDVTVRNVLTVTATGTALRVRLSNPFGSTAMTVRSVWVGKQPSTNSPALVPGSNRRATFGFRHAVTIPPGASAWTDPLPLSVRRGDHVAVSVYAPGAPVNDHTFPPPEQYTPGSFTSAGPGDAGANESGSAFGPFAPGVLWWADAISAVSSARGTIVALGDSITDGYNAFGGGPRWTDVLAERIGQLPPSRRLSVANAGISGNTVSVQPNPYDPTGQCCGPPAPLRLDRDVLSLPGVRYVLLLEGTNDLGGGDNAAPAPATQVIDAMRTIARRVHASGRRIVGATVLPMCNAAGGPKEQARLAVNEWIRTSGTFDSVLDFDAVLRDPADPTVIRADWRSDCYHPNAAGDRVLGDSIDLKVFAR